The following nucleotide sequence is from Centropristis striata isolate RG_2023a ecotype Rhode Island chromosome 7, C.striata_1.0, whole genome shotgun sequence.
AACCtggaaacaaaaacagcagcaagcCTTACAAAACTTGGTATTCTGAGGCAGTGgatttatgatttttaaaatcagtttgATTTTGGAGTTATCACAAAGGTTAGACAGTAATTGCGCTTTGTAAACATACCCCATGAAGCAGGACAtgaggaaacaaaaaacaaaagggaATTCAACCCAGTCCTCAAATGTGACTGCCTGTGGATCAAAACAAAGAAGGCAGTCAAACAGGAAAGGTCATTGTTTCAGGTACAAACGCCCAGAGAGAATATACTGGATCACAGTTACTGTATGTACCTTGTGAAAATCTCCAGTTAATGCACTTGCCAACACAGTGGGGATGACAATGATCAGTGCATTGTAAAAAAGGACACCATATGTCCCAAGGCCCTTAAAAAAAGGAGGCAAGTATAAGACACTTGTGTAGTAAACGGCAGACTTAAAAagagttacttttttttgctttttgacaTTGGAAATATTAGCAATCCATTACATATTACTTATATAGGTCAAAGAAGTCACCAGCAGTCAGCATGATGATGTAATCCTGGCGTGTTCAAGGTCCTGTTTACTTAAAGGGTGGTTGAAAGAAAAACCAAAGAATTCGCCTCTGTTAAAGCTTTACAGTCTGGGCTCCTACGGGTGCTGGAAACACTTCGCGTgatgttttcaaggtttaaaaagtgcttggattttttgggggcgtcccggtggctcacactggtagagcgcttaccacacatggccgtgtgcttgctgcagcggacccgggttcgaatccggcctgaggtccctttgctgcatgtcttcccctctgtctccccctttcaatctgtctctatcaaataaagcagtaaaaatgccaaaaaaaaaaaagtgcttggatttttaATGAAGTTCTTGAAactctttgacatttaggttATATAGGATGCCAAGTCTACAGAAACAGGAAATCTTGTGATATTTTCCTTTAATGTGTTCTGTAGAATGATGTTACAGTTTAATAAGATGAAGAAGTAAATTATTCCGTTATAAAtatgaaatttgatttttattgaaatttgaaatttgaatttgattttggacaAGTTGTAGGAACCCCGACTTTAAAATCTATTTGATTTCAGACTTTACCATGTATAGcatattatctttatttttataaagataatattattattactatattactatattatttgTCTGTTTATGACATATCAGCAGTCCAAACCAATTGTTCCCAGCAAAGGTCTCAGACATGCAAGCAATCATTAGgactgagaaaaaaagtttaacccCCCTCGTTCTTTAGCAGGACAACAATGCATTAACTATGCATTTATAAGCATATCATTTGTCCCTTTTTTAACATCAAATGAAGTAGCTAACCACACCTACACAGACATTCAGCTGTTGTAAAACTACCAGTAAAAGTAACAGTAcaaatgtttttgatttttatacAATGTGAGGGGAATGTTACCTCGGTACTAAGTTTCTTCTTGGTGTACACGCTGCTGGCAGCAGTGAAGGCATCGTTGAGCAGGATGAAAGTGTAGCCCTCTACATCGAAGGCCAGGTCAGAActagaggagaggaaagaattGAGGAAAACCACAGGggttcagctcttaaatgatctataaacaatttcaattcaattcatttaacttaaaaaagCAATACCTTGCAGCAATCATGGCGCCAAAAACTATAGCCATAACACTGTACACAAGGCGTTTAGGgaatgtttttctgaaaaagggtacACAGATTTCTCCATGTTAGACTCTCTTGACATACATAGTGAAATGTACAGTGCAAGAAAAATCTGAGATATGTGTTACCTTAGAATATATACTTCCAAGATCATTGTCATCAATATGGTGAATTTCCGCAATACTGTAAACATTGGTAAActgtaaaagacaaaatgttttgtAATGAATAAGAACCGTGAAACTTAAGGACTAAAATCTTCTGATTTAGGAGACAGCTAAACTGGTTAAACCTGAGTTTTTTTGTGCTTGCCAGTCCTGTTATATGGTTCCCAAAATACAGCAAAGGAAGAGGGAAAATCTGGCAAGGAAATTAAGGTGTAAAGGTGTATAATATTAGGGAAAATAGGATATAATAAAAGTGAAGAAGAATGACATAAATGACAAATGCTTACTTTTAAGAGAATACTTCTGTCAAAATCTTGAAACTGGACTCTTTTACTCATTTTGGCAGCATAAAGGACAACAAGGGTGGTGATCATCTGAAAACACCAAAGTAACCatgaccccacacacacacacacacacacacacacagaattagGGCTTgacaatatggccaaaatcgtCTATGCCAATATAGATAATTTCTTAtctttatatcaatatatatcctgaAATAGCATGTTTTCAGgttattcaataaataaatctataagAAATAACTacata
It contains:
- the slc35d2 gene encoding UDP-N-acetylglucosamine/UDP-glucose/GDP-mannose transporter; translation: MSANGCQETAEHSALLRLLSALFYAGSSFLITVVNKTVLTSFRFPSYMCLGIGQMITTLVVLYAAKMSKRVQFQDFDRSILLKIFPLPLLYFGNHITGLASTKKLSLPMFTVLRKFTILMTMILEVYILRKTFPKRLVYSVMAIVFGAMIAASSDLAFDVEGYTFILLNDAFTAASSVYTKKKLSTEGLGTYGVLFYNALIIVIPTVLASALTGDFHKAVTFEDWVEFPFVFCFLMSCFMGFVLMYSIVLCSYYNSALTTTVVGAIKNVAVAYIGIFVGGDYLFSWTNFLGLSICMSGGLMYSYLTFNHKSGSNAEAAQELKIHTTEDSTRKYSVI